The following are encoded in a window of Pseudomonas multiresinivorans genomic DNA:
- a CDS encoding universal stress protein — protein MFKRILLAIDGAAQSPRIIASAAELARCSDALVHVVCAVDRAFAMPRQDALEYPPAEQEQHEAQALVDDAVVQLQPCVATGAVVAGDPARAILREAERLECDLIVIGHRHLGRIERLLDPSVGQRVIERAPCPVLVEVRE, from the coding sequence ATGTTCAAGCGGATTCTTCTGGCCATCGACGGCGCGGCGCAGTCGCCGAGGATCATTGCCAGTGCCGCCGAGTTGGCGCGGTGCAGTGATGCGCTGGTGCATGTGGTATGCGCCGTGGACCGCGCTTTCGCCATGCCGCGCCAGGATGCGCTGGAGTACCCGCCGGCGGAGCAGGAGCAGCACGAGGCCCAGGCGCTGGTGGATGACGCCGTGGTGCAGTTGCAGCCGTGTGTGGCGACGGGAGCGGTGGTGGCCGGTGATCCTGCGCGGGCGATCCTGCGCGAGGCGGAGCGGCTGGAGTGCGACCTCATCGTGATCGGGCACCGGCATCTGGGGCGCATCGAACGGCTGCTGGACCCATCGGTGGGGCAGCGGGTGATCGAGCGGGCGCCGTGCCCGGTGTTGGTCGAGGTGAGGGAGTAG
- a CDS encoding LysR substrate-binding domain-containing protein, producing the protein MALPDLNLLVALNILLEEGSVVGAARRMHLSPPAMSRTLSRIREAVGDPIMVRAGRNLVPTPRALQLREEVSDLVEHAMRLFNAKENLRMDQLERCFVLRSNNVLVGGFASRMLAVMKEEAPRCSLRIAPEADFDDEALRQNRIDLYIGATSTLEPEIRTQTLFTTNFVGLARRDHPIFDDEITPERFASFPQISVSRRGRAIGPIDEELANLGLRREIRLTAPTFHSSIFALLESDLVLPIAEHSLWRLDRLGFALRQFDIPLPLKSVVILQAWHPRFDNDPAHSWLRQTVKRVCIELRESSGLLS; encoded by the coding sequence ATGGCCCTGCCCGATCTCAACCTGCTGGTCGCCCTCAACATCCTGCTGGAAGAAGGCAGCGTGGTCGGCGCCGCGCGGCGCATGCACCTCAGCCCGCCGGCGATGAGCCGCACCCTGTCGCGCATCCGCGAAGCGGTCGGCGACCCGATCATGGTCCGTGCCGGGCGCAACCTGGTGCCGACGCCGCGCGCACTGCAGTTGCGCGAGGAAGTCAGCGACCTGGTGGAACACGCCATGCGCCTGTTCAATGCCAAGGAAAACCTGCGCATGGACCAGCTCGAGCGCTGCTTCGTGCTGCGCTCCAACAACGTACTGGTGGGCGGCTTTGCCTCGCGCATGCTGGCGGTGATGAAGGAAGAAGCGCCGCGCTGCAGCCTGCGCATCGCTCCCGAAGCCGACTTCGACGACGAAGCCCTGCGGCAGAACCGCATCGACCTCTACATTGGCGCCACCTCGACGCTGGAGCCGGAAATCCGCACGCAGACGCTGTTCACCACCAACTTCGTCGGCCTGGCGCGGCGCGACCACCCGATCTTCGATGACGAGATCACCCCGGAGCGCTTCGCTTCGTTTCCGCAGATCAGCGTGTCCCGCCGCGGCCGAGCCATCGGGCCAATCGACGAGGAACTGGCGAACCTCGGCCTGCGCCGCGAAATCCGCCTCACCGCGCCGACCTTCCACTCCTCGATCTTCGCCCTGCTGGAATCCGACCTGGTACTGCCCATCGCCGAGCATTCGCTGTGGCGCCTCGACCGCCTGGGCTTCGCCCTGCGCCAGTTCGACATCCCGCTGCCGCTGAAATCCGTGGTGATCCTCCAGGCCTGGCACCCGCGCTTCGACAACGACCCCGCACACAGCTGGCTGCGGCAGACGGTGAAGCGTGTGTGCATCGAATTGCGCGAGAGCTCCGGCCTGCTGAGCTGA